Proteins found in one Subtercola endophyticus genomic segment:
- a CDS encoding GNAT family N-acetyltransferase, producing the protein MPDAVTRPFALESVAYNDPRALAMRAVMDEEMGARYGTHPVPAGVDPAEFDAKVTAALAVDPATIVATVIALDAGADGTPLGHAALRRIGDEWEVKRVIVTAAARGRGVATALMTELERVAAAEGAKRVILQTGDRQPEAVALYEKLGFTRIPIYEPYVEAIPFSICFEKAV; encoded by the coding sequence ATGCCCGACGCTGTCACCCGCCCGTTCGCCCTCGAGTCCGTCGCCTACAACGACCCGCGCGCGCTCGCCATGCGCGCCGTGATGGACGAAGAGATGGGTGCCCGCTACGGCACCCACCCGGTGCCTGCCGGGGTCGACCCGGCCGAATTCGACGCGAAGGTGACCGCCGCCCTGGCGGTCGACCCGGCCACGATCGTCGCGACCGTCATCGCGCTCGACGCAGGCGCCGACGGCACCCCCCTCGGCCACGCGGCCCTGCGGCGCATCGGCGACGAGTGGGAGGTCAAGCGCGTCATCGTGACCGCCGCAGCGCGTGGCCGCGGCGTGGCCACCGCCCTGATGACCGAACTCGAGCGCGTCGCGGCCGCCGAGGGCGCAAAGCGCGTCATTCTGCAGACCGGCGACCGGCAGCCCGAAGCCGTTGCGCTCTACGAGAAGCTCGGTTTCACGCGCATTCCGATCTACGAGCCTTACGTCGAGGCCATTCCGTTCTCGATCTGCTTCGAGAAAGCCGTCTGA
- a CDS encoding tryptophan synthase subunit alpha yields MSENERRPRPRASLEVLRAEARQELDTVVHDRLLLGEDPWAFMEELPTVDELVVYLLRAEAIETNGGQRASAAREYRVLRQIALTHPELTQTVWRMLGEHGWAPNSQASRTS; encoded by the coding sequence GTGAGCGAGAACGAGCGCAGGCCCCGCCCGCGGGCGAGTCTCGAGGTTCTGCGCGCCGAAGCGCGGCAAGAGCTCGACACCGTGGTGCACGATCGCCTGCTGCTCGGCGAAGACCCGTGGGCGTTCATGGAGGAGCTGCCGACCGTCGACGAACTCGTGGTGTATCTGCTGCGTGCAGAGGCCATCGAGACGAATGGGGGCCAGCGGGCATCCGCCGCCCGGGAGTACCGCGTGCTGCGGCAGATCGCGCTGACCCACCCCGAGCTGACCCAGACGGTATGGCGGATGCTCGGCGAGCACGGCTGGGCACCGAATAGTCAGGCGTCCCGCACGTCGTAA